Proteins co-encoded in one Columba livia isolate bColLiv1 breed racing homer chromosome 14, bColLiv1.pat.W.v2, whole genome shotgun sequence genomic window:
- the CYSTM1 gene encoding cysteine-rich and transmembrane domain-containing protein 1: protein MNYENPPPYPGPGPTAPYPPYAQQPGGAPGPYPGYPPGPAGPYPPPPGQPGYQGYPQYGWQNAPPPPGPVYADGPKNTVYVVEERRRDDTGESACLTACWTALCCCCLWDMLT from the exons ATGAACTACGAAAATCCTCCACCTTACCCCGGCCCAGGCCCAACCGCCCCTTACCCGCCCTATGCCCAGCAGCCGGGTGGTGCTCCCGGCCCATACCCCGGCTATCCGCCCGGACCCGCCGGGCCGTACCCGCCACCGCCAGGCCAGCCGGGTTATCAAGGTTATCCCCAGTATGGATGGCAAAATGCACCTCCGCCTCCAGGACCAGTGTATGCAGATGGGCCGAAAAACACAG TGTATGTCGTGGAGGAGCGGCGGAGGGACGACACGGGCGAGAGCGCCTGCCTGACGGCGTGCTGGACTgcgctctgctgctgctgcctgtgggaCATGCTGACCTGA